The following are encoded together in the Penicillium digitatum chromosome 3, complete sequence genome:
- a CDS encoding Transmembrane amino acid transporter family protein, with amino-acid sequence MTTTSASKLGVIPPTKLQLALALAVVKRKPPGQSVKEHILQIRKFIKETKDLGQVVATDKFIDSVSFWQQAYEHSEAGQSKLQDQIHELNQRIEGLLAKLRFKVAGNGNETLPANKRKALAVGKDANSSNMARKRTKLPKDVQKSLSLMDDDDDSGEEDGLCLNRQLYAVQKALHRRIDSSSEANSLTVDVVILCKSAEQKLIQTIQNESSITEQEPSQTEKARVPDADAVINGVTIAFHLTLKALHKVAGVENNTKHQGQVVYYLVALFESTMTALTLHCTEISKQKAVTKNTKSSGAPQPPVQPDEQNKRTKEKSSPAKNEIASRLADLLCTMALSLNLTRAEDQEVMEGFLFLVLDRVGKMLALHIFHDLRLPMGICPGMTFPDGLEALTDEGLMPNEAQLEAKYLVRLLDRMLNSESRQPPFEASAASQFATNAKDRLQKTLLRAVFGPDDHLFRDGLRRPHTPPPQVADDQHMEQEKFSDWLTQELWRLVGWDVLRTVFAPT; translated from the exons ATGACAACCACGTCAGCATCCAAACTTGGTGTTATACCTCCAACGAAGCTTCAATTAGCCCTAGCATTGGCCGTTGTCAAGCGAAAGCCACCAGGCCAAAGCGTGAAAG AACACATTTTGCAGATTCGAAAGTTCATTAAAGAAACCAAAGATTTGGGCCAAGTTGTTGCGACGGACAAGTTCATCGATAGCGTCTCCTTCTGGCAACAAGCGTACGAACATTCCGAGGCAGGACAGAGCAAGCTACAAGACCAAATCCACGAGCTTAACCAACGCATTGAGGGCCTTCTAGCCAAACTTCGTTTCAAAGTAGCTGGAAATGGCAATGAGACCTTGCCAGCAAACAAACGCAAGGCGCTTGCTGTTGGCAAGGATGCGAATAGTTCGAACATGGCTAGGAAACGCACAAAGTTACCGAAAGATGTGCAGAAAAGTCTGTCATtgatggatgatgatgatgattcaggagaagaagatg GCTTGTGTCTCAACAGGCAGCTTTATGCCGTTCAAAAGGCCCTACATAGAAGGATAGACAGCAGTTCCGAGGCCAACTCCCTGACTGTGGATGTAGTTATTCTCTGCAAATCTGCAGAGCAGAAACTGATTCAAACTATCCAGAACGAGAGTAGTATCACAGAACAGGAACCATCCCAAACCGAGAAGGCCCGTGTTCCAGATGCAGATGCAGTTATAAATGGCGTGACAATTGCTTTTCATCTCACACTTAAAGCCTTACACAAGGTGGCTGGGGTCGAGAATAACACGAAGCACCAAGGACAGGTCGTCTACTACCTAGTAGCCCTGTTCGAATCCACGATGACGGCACTTACTTTGCATTGCACTGAAATATCCAAGCAAAAGGCAGTCACTAAAAATACCAAATCAAGCGGAGCCCCCCAACCCCCCGTGCAACCCGACGAACAAAACAAACGCACAAAAGAGAAGAGCTCACCTGCCAAGAATGAAATAGCCTCTCGACTCGCAGACTTGCTCTGTACGATGGCGTTATCCCTCAATCTAACTCGCGCTGAAGACCAAGAAGTAATGGAagggtttcttttccttgtCCTTGATCGCGTGGGAAAAATGCTAGCTCTCCATATTTTCCATGACTTGCGACTGCCAATGGGTATTTGCCCCGGGATGACATTTCCAGATGGACTGGAAGCATTGACTGACGAGGGTCTGATGCCAAACGAGGCACAACTCGAAGCCAAGTATCTCGTTCGGCTTCTGGATAGAATGCTTAATTCAGAATCCCGTCAACCCCCCTTTGAGGCGTCAGCTGCTAGTCAATTTGCCACAAATGCCAAAGATCGTCTGCAAAAGACTCTCCTCCGCGCTGTATTCGGACCTGATGATCATCTGTTTCGGGACGGTCTGCGGCGTCCGCATACTCCACCTCCTCAGGTAGCTGATGACCAACATATGGAACAGGAGAAGTTTTCGGATTGGCTCACACAGGAGCTGTGGCGGCTTGTTGGCTGGGATGTGTTGAGGACAGTGTTTGCTCCAACCTAA
- a CDS encoding Adenylate-forming enzyme AfeA, whose protein sequence is MLSQEVYSDLLSFTFDGPKPYNQNQPLFIDAEDPSRSFTAVQFRQLVRTLIAGLKAHNVQPGDCVLLHLGNSILYPALFFGIIGAGGVYMGSNPRSHSQELDHIISLAEPKLILTTHEALPAVLDVSAARGMHPAQVCLVDERSIDHCAKLFLWQEHGYSSTGEIRAVNVGNRHNHFANLIRYGESDWLKFSDPVVAQATPAAMYPTSGTGGLPKAAILSHHALVSQHRIIYYDVPHPVSRLISLPMFHLFGALWTHLFPVRYGHPLFVMARFEINDFLAAVHKYQITETYLVPAVIHSINQSTVPIGEMLSSLRYVGVAGAPIDGHSMQQFRSYINPMGYAGQIWGMTEVGVTFQTRWGQQGDPGSIGTCLAGYEARLVKSDGEIVRGDCYSGELYVRGPGLLSAYKGRTDALEHGWFRTGDVAYVKQGQYYIVGRTKELIKVRGWQVAPAEIEHVLLQHPGILDAAVIGVNTDGVGEVPRAFIVRSRDPSIHRLTGQEVYNYARLQLATYKALDGGVVFVEEIPRTASGKIQRFRLSQMNSYREMVASLLSRFDGDGSALATAARHELPAAAERTHVSIIPEGRVAV, encoded by the exons ATGCTCTCCCAGGAAGTCTACTCGGACTTGCTGAGTTTCACATTCGATGGCCCAAAGCCTTACAACCAAAATCAACCACTGTTCATTGATGCAGAGGATCCTTCTCGATCATTTACCGCTGTTCAATTCCGACAGCTGGTTCGAACTCTGATCGCTGGTTTAAAAGCCCACAATGTTCAGCCTGGAGATTGTGTATTGTTACACTTGGGAAATAGT ATACTATATCCTGCACTCTTCTTCGGTATCATCGGCGCCGGCGGTGTCTACATGGGATCCAACCCCCGAAGCCACTCCCAAGAACTCGATCACATCATCAGCCTCGCCGAGCCAAAACTCATCCTCACGACACACGAGGCTCTCCCCGCCGTCCTCGATGTCTCCGCTGCCCGCGGCATGCACCCAGCACAGGTCTGCCTCGTGGATGAGCGATCCATCGACCACTGCGCAAAACTATTCCTGTGGCAGGAACATGGATATTCATCGACCGGAGAAATCCGCGCAGTGAATGTCGGCAACCGTCACAATCATTTCGCCAACCTAATCCGCTACGGCGAAAGCGACTGGCTAAAATTCTCCGACCCTGTCGTCGCACAAGCCACACCTGCAGCCATGTACCCAACCAGCGGTACCGGTGGGCTACCCAAAGCAGCAATCCTGTCCCACCATGCGCTTGTTTCCCAGCATCGCATCATTTACTATGACGTGCCGCATCCAGTCAGTCGGCTCATCTCGCTGCCCATGTTCCATCTCTTTGGTGCGCTTTGGACGCATCTCTTCCCTGTCCGCTACGGACATCCGCTGTTCGTCATGGCACGCTTCGAGATCAATGATTTTCTGGCTGCTGTCCACAAGTACCAGATCACAGAAACTTACCTCGTCCCGGCTGTCATTCACTCTATCAACCAGTCCACGGTCCCCATCGGGGAGATGTTGTCATCGCTGCGCTACGTGGGTGTTGCCGGCGCTCCTATTGATGGTCACTCCATGCAGCAGTTCCGCAGCTATATCAACCCGATGGGATACGCTGGTCAGATCTGGGGAATGACCGAGGTTGGTGTGACGTTCCAGACTCGTTGGGGCCAGCAAGGTGACCCGGGAAGTATAGGCACCTGCCTTGCGGGATACGAGGCCCGCCTGGTGAAATCGGATGGTGAAATCGTGCGGGGCGATTGCTATTCGGGTGAGCTGTACGTCCGCGGGCCCGGTCTCCTCAGTGCGTACAAGGGCCGCACAGATGCATTGGAGCATGGATGGTTCCGAACGGGAGATGTGGCGTACGTCAAGCAAGGCCAATATTACATTGTCGGACGGACCAAGGAGCTTATCAAAGTACGAGG ATGGCAAGTCGCTCCAGCTGAAATCGAACATGTCCTCCTGCAACACCCGGGAATTTTGGATGCCGCCGTGATCGGCGTGAACACGGATGGTGTGGGCGAGGTCCCACGCGCCTTCATCGTGCGCTCTCGCGACCCATCCATACACCGGCTCACCGGCCAGGAAGTTTACAACTACGCACGCCTGCAATTGGCTACATACAAAGCTCTCGATGGAGGTGTCGTATTCGTAGAAGAGATCCCTCGCACTGCCAGTGGAAAGATCCAGCGCTTTCGACTTTCCCAGATGAACTCCTACCGTGAGATGGTGGCGTCCCTACTGTCCCGATTCGACGGTGACGGATCGGCTCTAGCCACCGCAGCTCGACATGAACTCCCCGCTGCGGCTGAGCGGACGCATGTCAGCATCATCCCCGAAGGACGGGTTGCAGTCTAA
- a CDS encoding Stress response protein Rds1, putative: MSRKSVILLSLLSSLYLVAASPKKHDPLTTTDLPLPAANASASAPPLRSYNSSMQHTPFTGAPTTTGALKASSIGTGISRGGVAAAATAYPGDGNLHHSEPAPYVPAGGVETNGSTPVYNAKSDFDYESLALALYQEWIELDLFQDGLKRFNDSAFRAAGMTASDRELIAFMAQQEIGHATMLSNILGARAPQQCNYIYPYTNVKEFVDFCQKLTRWGEAGVNGFLAHLDSREAATLLTQSITTEARQQMIFRQFEGLFPMVEWFEVGIPQSWAWTLLAPFISSCPENQTRLIWQNFPTLMVVNQPDPWISGTPRNLSLAHNRNNGYSSAGYDSTGYDPAAYNSHGYNHTQYNFTTSADQISRLNATSGFNQTAGFIFNETTGINNTVGPGVSVPKSPKGSGRLNSSSSRNGCSASVSKIRLIPLTAPGRQVLLQWDLPGKKIGPNNSYITTTETKAGSAKYVLWVSQLNITYTPLHVVSGDNGANGVNDVNNSTNSTTDSIRGYTSQPSLETYQGNPAFNGTIFIAITDSDLYVSPFNLSLMNPHVVAGPALYQAG, from the exons ATGTCCAGGAAAAGTGTCATTCTGTTGAGCCTATTGAGCTCACTGTATTTGGTGGCCGCTTCTCCAAAGAAACACGACCCGTTGACAACCACTGATCTGCCACTTCCAGCTGCAAACGCATCGGCTTCAGCACCACCACTTCGAAGTTACAATAGCTCCATGCAGCATACACCGTTCACTGGAGCTCCAACTACCACAGGTGCGCTGAAAGCTTCTTCCATTGGAACGGGCATCTCTCGCGGAGGCGTTGCAGCCGCGGCAACAGCATATCCCGGTGATGGAAATCTTCACCATTCCGAACCAGCTCCATATGTCCCGGCAGGTGGGGTCGAAACGAACGGAAGCACCCCCGTATATAATGCGAAGAGCGATTTTGACTATGAGTCTTTG GCCCTTGCTCTATACCAGGAATGGATTGAGCTTGATCTGTTCCAAGACGGACTGAAGCGCTTCAACGATTCAGCCTTCCGAGCCGCCGGCATGACCGCTTCAGACCGTGAGCTGATCGCATTCATGGCACAGCAAGAAATTGGCCACGCCACCATGCTCAGCAATATCCTCGGAGCACGTGCCCCACAGCAATGCAACTACATCTACCCGTACACGAACGTCAAGGAGTTTGTCGACTTCTGTCAGAAACTGACTCGCTGGGGAGAAGCTGGCGTGAATGGATTTTTGGCTCATCTCGACTCGCGCGAGGCGGCTACTCTTTTGACTCAGTCCATCACCACGGAAGCACGACAGCAAATGATCTTCCGCCAGTTTGAAGGTCTCTTCCCGATGGTCGAGTGGTTTGAAGTAGGCATACCGCAGTCCTGGGCTTGGACACTGCTGGCACCTTTCATCAGCTCTTGTCCTGAAAACCAGACTCGCTTGATTTGGCAAAATTTCCCGACGCTGATGGTAGTCAACCAGCCCGATCCGTGGATTTCGGGAACTCCTCGCAATCTTTCCTTGGCGCATAACCGAAACAATGGGTACAGTTCTGCAGGGTATGATTCCACCGGATATGATCCTGCTGCGTACAATTCCCATGGGTACAATCATACGCAGTATAATTTTACCACAAGTGCGGATCAAATTTCGAGGCTCAACGCAACTTCCGGGTTCAATCAGACTGCGGGATTTATCTTCAATGAGACCACTGGAATCAATAATACTGTCGGGCCAGGCGTCAGTGTCCCCAAGTCACCTAAAGGCTCCGGAAGACTGAACTCGTCTAGTTCACGTAACGGCTGCAGCGCTTCTGTTAGTAAAATCCGCCTAATACCTCTCACGGCCCCTGGTCGTCAGGTGCTGTTGCAGTGGGATCTTCCTGGGAAGAAAATCGGTCCCAACAACAGCTACATCACCACAACAGAGACAAAAGCTGGTAGTGCAAAGTATGTACTTTGGGTGTCGCAACTGAACATTACCTACACACCACTACACGTTGTCAGCGGCGACAACGGTGCCAATGGTGTCAATGACGTCAACAACAGCACTAATAGTACCACTGACAGCATTCGAGGATATACTTCCCAGCCCAGCTTGGAAACATACCAAGGCAACCCAGCCTTCAATGGTACCATTTTTATTGCAATCACAGACAGCGATCTATATGTCAGCCCGTTCAATCTGAGCTTGATGAACCCGCATGTGGTTGCCGGTCCCGCTTTGTACCAGGCTGGTTGA
- a CDS encoding Oxidoreductase, 2OG-Fe(II) oxygenase family, with product MASNRSPDHPLSAAVDKDGLMIPLIDFGPFFTGTPSDKHAVALSVTQAFKTSGFLYLKAHGIPPSVVSRVFISSVRFFARPQSEKDSLGWTTPQSNRGYVTIGREKLMTVDETDRAETLRASAPDLKETMEIGREGVEGLPNRWPDHLDDEGNDFKQTMQSFFEMGKTLHKHIMQAIALGMNLPEHFFDDSVNAGDNNLRLLHYPPVSKEVFKKNPNQVRAGEHSDYGSITLLFQDRYGGLQVRSPKGNFVDVTPIADTIVVNAGDLLARWSNDTIKSTRHRVIQPPTLEGSENDASDYPARYSIAYFCQPNNDKLIEALPGTFGEEIQKEKKYSAITSGEYLVRRLTATY from the exons ATGGCCTCCAACAGGTCCCCCGACCATCCTTTGTCTGCTGCGGTAGATAAAGATGGGTTGATGATACCG CTGATTGATTTTGGCCCATTCTTCACAGGAACACCATCTGATAAACATGCCGTCGCTCTCTCCGTAACTCAGGCCTTCAAAACATCCGGCTTCCTATACCTTAAGGCCCACGGTATTCCACCATCCGTTGTGtccagagttttcatctCATCTGTCCGTTTCTTCGCCCGCCCCCAGAGTGAGAAGGATTCTCTAGGCTGGACAACTCCACAGTCGAACCGTGGTTACGTCACTATCGGGCGGGAGAAATTGATGACTGTCGATGAGACAGATAGAGCCGAAACTTTGCGTGCGTCTGCGCCTGACTTGAAGGAGACTATGGAAATTGGTCGCGAGGGAGTCGAGGGCCTGCCTAATCGCTGGCCCGATCACCTCGATGACGAAGGAAATGATTTTAAGCAAACGATGCAGTCATTCTTTGAAATGGGAAAGACCCTACATAAACATATCATGCAGGCCATTGCATTGGGAATGAATTTGCCTGAGCACTTCTTCGACGACTCTGTCAATGCTGGTGACAATAATCTCCGTCTGCTTCACTATCCCCCCGTCAGCAAAGAAGTCTTCAAAAAGAACCCTAACCAAGTCCGTGCCGGTGAACACAGCGACTATGGTTCAATTACTCTGCTTTTCCAGGATCGATACGGTGGATTGCAAGTCCGCAGCCCCAAAGGAAACTTTGTGGATGTGACTCCTATTGCTGATACTATTGTTGTCAATGCCGGGGATCTGCTCGCTCGATGGTCGAATGATACCATCAAGAGTACCCGTCACCGGGTAATTCAGCCGCCCACACTCGAAGGCTCCGAGAACGACGCATCTGACTATCCTGCACGGTACAGCATAGCGTATTTCTGCCAGCCCAATAACGATAAACTTATTGAAGCACTGCCGGGAACCTTTGGCGAGGAAATtcaaaaggagaagaagtaCTCCGCGATTACTTCAGGCGAATACCTAGTCCGGCGATTGACAGCGACTTATTGA
- a CDS encoding Integral membrane protein TmpA: MPPKVVLARHTATASEATLTNGGKFNETSYSRKSESLYLDLDKEIDLEAQIQQNQRKPKVFASTRYAILTLYRRLFTLVFCANVAVFVYVMSTEQKLLALVNATAANLLTCGLARQPLVVNAIFVIVCSMPRSAPLPLRRIAAKVYHYGGVHSGCGVASLVWYVGFVGVLSHQYWKPSADGSEIGISAAPVALAYVILVLLLAIIVVAHPAFRMKRHDYFELTHRFSGWLVVTLFVTLLLVFSRGASKSMGQSLGAFLVELPAFWFLVFTVAAIIQPWLFLRKVAVRAEPLSTHATRLHFDHAITTFGKGIQLAKHPLRDWHGFATFPDPAPAGVHGNPSFSSLVSKAGDWTADTIQNPPTHLWKRGVLIYGFAYAMRVFKRVIVVTTGSGIGPCLSFLGDDNRPALRVLWQTRAPHKTYGDGVMHLVHTMDSAPIILDTDKCGRMDMVPIILQQVRDFKAEAVCVISNPVLTARIVYELECRGTPAFGPIFDS; this comes from the coding sequence ATGCCGCCAAAGGTGGTTCTTGCGCGGCACACAGCCACTGCGAGCGAGGCCACTCTTACCAATGGAGGCAAATTCAATGAGACATCCTACTCCAGGAAATCCGAATCCTTATATCTCGACCTCGACAAAGAGATCGATTTAGAAGCACAGATCCAACAGAACCAACGCAAGCCCAAGGTGTTTGCATCCACCCGATATGCCATTCTCACACTATACCGACGTCTGTTCACGCTAGTCTTCTGCGCCAACGTGGCCGTCTTCGTATATGTCATGAGCACGGAACAAAAACTGTTGGCCCTGGTTAATGCCACCGCTGCCAATTTGCTGACCTGCGGTCTGGCTCGCCAGCCGTTGGTGGTCAATGCTATCTTTGTGATCGTATGCTCGATGCCGCGCTCAGCGCCGCTACCCCTCCGTCGAATCGCCGCAAAGGTTTACCACTACGGTGGTGTCCATAGCGGCTGTGGAGTCGCTTCTCTCGTGTGGTACGTGGGATTCGTCGGCGTGCTATCCCACCAGTATTGGAAACCATCAGCAGATGGTTCGGAAATCGGCATCTCAGCAGCACCAGTTGCCTTAGCTTATGTCATCTTGGTTCTGTTGTTGGCGATAATCGTGGTGGCCCACCCCGCCTTCCGGATGAAACGGCATGATTATTTCGAACTCACCCACCGTTTTTCGGGGTGGCTTGTCGTGACCTTATTTGTCACCTTGTTACTCGTCTTCTCCCGAGGTGCTAGCAAGTCCATGGGCCAATCGCTTGGAGCCTTCCTCGTCGAACTACCAGCATTCTGGTTCCTGGTGTTTACAGTAGCGGCCATCATCCAGCCTTGGCTATTCCTCCGCAAGGTCGCGGTGCGGGCCGAACCACTCTCGACCCACGCAACCCGCTTGCACTTCGACCATGCTATTACCACTTTTGGAAAAGGCATCCAACTAGCCAAGCACCCACTTCGTGACTGGCATGGTTTTGCCACTTTCCCCGACCCTGCTCCCGCAGGCGTCCATGGCAACCcaagcttctcttccttggTATCCAAAGCTGGCGACTGGACCGCAGATACGATCCAGAATCCACCTACCCATCTTTGGAAGCGTGGTGTGTTGATCTATGGCTTCGCATATGCCATGCGCGTTTTCAAGAGAGTGATAGTCGTCACTACCGGATCGGGCATCGGACCTTGTCTCTCGTTCCTCGGTGATGATAACCGACCCGCACTGCGAGTGCTTTGGCAAACCCGTGCGCCTCATAAGACCTACGGTGATGGGGTGATGCATCTGGTCCATACGATGGATTCAGCCCCCATAATCCTGGACACCGACAAATGTGGGCGTATGGACATGGTGCCTATCATCTTGCAGCAGGTTAGGGACTTCAAGGCTGAAGCGGTGTGCGTTATCAGTAACCCTGTGCTGACAGCGCGAATCGTCTATGAGCTGGAATGCCGAGGGACCCCGGCTTTTGGTCCCATTTTTGATTCCTAA
- a CDS encoding Short chain dehydrogenase/reductase family, translated as MKEFNNVMNVSVTGSYYTVLAFLPLLEAANRRRPAPQQDFLAVPSAQVIITSSIAGFLRKVPFSFAYNSSKAATTHLIKLLSTSFAYYGIRVNGIAPGLYYSDMANHIFQASGFQGRAISDGSFPKEMIPATRGGGEEDIAGLILWLASDSGGYINGSVLVTDGGRNSVSPAVY; from the coding sequence ATGAAGGAGTTTAATAACGTGATGAATGTGAGTGTTACCGGGTCTTATTACACGGTATTGGCGTTCTTGCCTCTGCTAGAAGCGGCGAATAGGAGGCGTCCTGCGCCGCAGCAGGATTTCCTGGCTGTCCCGAGTGCGCAGGTTATAATCACTAGCTCGATTGCTGGGTTTTTGCGCAAGGTGCCATTTAGCTTTGCGTACAACTCTTCCAAGGCCGCCACGACACATCTGATCAAGTTGCTTTCCACTTCGTTTGCTTATTACGGTATTCGGGTTAACGGTATCGCGCCTGGTCTTTACTACTCGGATATGGCCAATCATATCTTCCAGGCTTCTGGCTTTCAGGGTCGGGCTATTTCTGATGGGTCGTTTCCGAAGGAGATGATTCCTGCTACCCGCGGTGGTGGTGAGGAGGACATTGCAGGGTTGATTCTTTGGCTGGCTAGTGACTCAGGTGGTTATATCAATGGTTCTGTCTTGGTCACTGATGGTGGTCGGAATTCTGTTTCGCCTGCTGTCTACTGA
- a CDS encoding Stress response protein Rds1, producing the protein MENPRNRKQRRAAAGSSSNKDEPEIAMAHPPRNDPTQNKPSVERTLYDIIAERQSGLHPKGAIPASVEAQGIPPQSGGTRFVTVNASGELVDTDGDINSHLSNPTQNGTRKSPPGANGTTLKPSDSESEPDKPLPPLLDTILLSLPLTTLHLTLGYLAAHQYAERIDLPKLFKESVTTVFPLLTLFVHLAHGHILSFKKRSSKGKPAPLNVFPLTRDKLTFSFLRRLVFPPALKTLVFLPLAAVLGAHLIAITNGEPYYAIMKKAPAVGTIWIWCILELSFGAAVLGALGPMIWGVWWMGYGII; encoded by the coding sequence ATGGAAAACCCACGGAATCGCAAACAGCGCCGCGCGGCAGCTGGATCTTCCTCGAACAAAGACGAACCCGAAATTGCCATGGCCCACCCCCCACGCAATGATCCGACCCAAAACAAACCATCCGTTGAGCGCACACTATATGACATCATCGCAGAGCGACAAAGCGGACTGCATCCAAAGGGAGCTATTCCAGCTTCAGTTGAAGCACAGGGTATACCGCCGCAGTCAGGGGGAACGCGATTCGTGACGGTCAACGCATCCGGGGAATTGGTCGACACCGACGGCGACATCAACAGCCATCTCTCCAATCCCACGCAAAACGGGACCCGTAAAAGTCCACCGGGTGCCAATGGCACCACTTTGAAGCCATCCGACTCTGAATCCGAACCCGACAAACCCCTCCCCCCACTCCTCGACACAATCCTCCTTTCCCTGCCCCTTACCACCCTCCACCTTACCCTGGGCTACCTCGCCGCACATCAATACGCCGAAAGAATCGATCTGCCAAAACTCTTCAAAGAATCCGTGACAACCGTATTCCCTCTCCTTACTTTATTCGTCCACCTCGCACACGGTCATATCCTCTCCTTCAAGAAGCGCAGCTCGAAGGGAAAACCTGCTCCTCTTAATGTGTTCCCCTTGACAAGGGACAAACTGACCTTTTCATTCCTCCGACGGCTGGTTTTCCCGCCTGCGCTGAAGACTCTggtttttcttcctcttgctGCGGTGCTGGGCGCGCATCTGATCGCTATCACGAATGGAGAGCCGTATTATGCGATCATGAAGAAGGCGCCTGCTGTTGGGACTATTTGGATTTGGTGTATTCTAGAGTTGTCCTTTGGGGCGGCTGTGCTTGGGGCGTTGGGACCTATGATTTGGGGAGTTTGGTGGATGGGGTATGGCATTATTTGA
- a CDS encoding 2-amino-3-carboxymuconate-6-semialdehyde decarboxylase, putative, giving the protein MTYTAIVMYPNEADIKFDESYYIKTHMPLAESIWKSHGLIGWRVNKFPTALNGSPSQYLIMATLEWESQESLQAAMQSPGTAKVCDRWSRVDFSMHVINEPMRSDFNSRGLKHVGISMRNFDVHTHVYPPSYMAMLRARKTVPYIHDPASGEPRLIILSSDDDPSVPIDERGRPVDTSYSDITVKLTFMQQHGIDCSVISLANPWLDFLDPVEAQRWAERINNDLEETCAKINNSTDRDDFLPLEGRSTLFAFATLPLSAPSTDIIAGEIRRLKTLPHIRGVIMGTSGLGKGLDDEQLGPVWAALEETQFLLFLHPHYGLPDEAFGGAAVTKRYGHVLPLALGFPLETTIAVTRMLLSRVFDNFPRLQILLAHSGGTLPFLAGRIESCILHERKFMENGGDLPGPQRSIWEVLTTNIFLDAVVYGTAGLKAAVAAGGGTDRLMFGTDHPFFPPLNEGEKDWISVTTNYKAIERTFEGGKEAIAAVLGGNAARILKLE; this is encoded by the exons ATGACGTACACTGCCATTGTTATGTACCCCAATGAGGCTGACATTAAGTTCGACGAGTCATACTACATCAAAACCCACATGCCACTCGCCGAAAGCATCTGGAAGAGCCACGGCCTGATCGGCTGGCGCGTCAACAAGTTTCCTACCGCGCTCAATGGCTCCCCGTCTCAATATCTGATCATGGCTACCCTTGAGTGGGAGAGCCAAGAGTCCTTGCAGGCTGCTATGCAGAGCCCTGGCACTGCGAAGGT TTGTGATCGGTGGTCGAGAGT CGACTTTTCAATGCATGTTATCAATGAACCAATGAGATCGGATTTCAACAGCCGAGGATTGAAGCACGTTGGCATTTCAATGAGAAACT TCGACGTCCACACTCATGTATACCCTCCATCGTATATGGCGATGCTCCGTGCTCGCAAGACAGTCCCTTACATTCACGACCCAGCGAGTGGAGAGCCGCGCCTGATAATCCTCTCATCGGACGATGACCCATCCGTTCCAATCGACGAGCGCGGCCGTCCCGTCGATACATCATACTCCGACATCACTGTCAAACTAACCTTCATGCAACAGCATGGCATTGACTGCAGTGTGATTTCTCTCGCAAATCCCTGGCTGGACTTCCTCGATCCTGTCGAAGCCCAGCGATGGGCTGAGCGCATCAACAACGATCTAGAGGAAACCTGTGCCAAAATCAATAATTCCACGGATCGGGACGACTTTCTCCCTTTAGAGGGGAGATCGACTTTGTTTGCATTTGCAACTTTACCGCTGAGCGCGCCCAGTACAGATATCATCGCTGGCGAAATCAGGAGACTTAAGACCCTGCCTCATATCCGTGGCGTGATTATGGGGACCTCCGGACTGGGAAAAGGTCTCGATGATGAACAGCTCGGTCCGGTTTGGGCTGCTCTGGAAGAAACCCagttccttctttttttgcatCCTCACTACGGTCTCCCTGATGAGGCGTTTGGTGGTGCTGCGGTGACAAAGCGCTATGGTCATGTCCTCCCCCTGGCTCTTGGGTTTCCGCTCGAGACCACCATTGCAGTTACTCGCATGCTACTGTCTCGAGTCTTTGACAACTTTCCGCGGCTTCAGATTTTGCTGGCGCATTCGGGTGGCACTTTGCCCTTTTTAGCGGGGCGCATCGAAAGCTGTATTCTGCATGAACGGAAGTTTATGGAGAACGGTGGCGATCTTCCTGGCCCGCAGAGGAGTATTTGGGAGGTTCTGACAACAAACATCTTCCTTGACGCTGTCGTGTACGGGACTGCTGGGCTCAAagctgctgttgctgccgGGGGAGGTACTGATCGTCTCATGTTCG GTACTGATCATCCTTTCTTCCCACCTCTGAACGAGGGTGAAAAGGATTGGATCAGTGTGACGACCAACTACAAGGCCATTGAAAGAACTTTCgaggggggaaaagaagCTATAGCTGCTGTTTTGGGTGGCAACGCTGCTCGCATTTTGAAACTCGAATAA